In one Umezawaea sp. Da 62-37 genomic region, the following are encoded:
- a CDS encoding serine hydrolase domain-containing protein — protein sequence MPDFTRTTHAFHDLLDRSGGGASLVVHHDGEVAVDLHGGSDAHDRPWTADTLVMCQSTTKGVMATAVHALVDDGLLDVDAPVARYWPEFARAGKAGVLVRHVLGHSAGLQKMRKRTASLDEVFDYDHQVRALEAQAPAYEPGSANGYHALTYGWLTGELVRRASGRPIARYVTDALGVPLGVEDGLFIGCPPERRHRVAPTRFRFGPLPTGTLPARSKELTRDPRAMDVPVPAIGGFFTARALAAVYAMLAGGGTLNGRGILDRAVVERATTVQSTRRDGTLHLAMDWRLGYHGMRARGAGMVPGAFGHTGFGGSAAWADPSRGLAAAFTCDTSRSPLDRRVPTIFAALIADLDR from the coding sequence ATGCCTGACTTCACGAGGACCACCCACGCCTTCCACGACCTGCTGGACCGCTCCGGCGGCGGGGCGAGCCTGGTCGTCCACCACGACGGGGAGGTCGCCGTCGACCTGCACGGCGGCTCGGACGCCCACGACCGGCCGTGGACGGCGGACACGCTGGTGATGTGCCAGAGCACCACCAAGGGCGTCATGGCCACGGCGGTGCACGCGCTGGTCGACGACGGGCTCCTCGACGTGGACGCCCCCGTCGCCCGGTACTGGCCAGAATTCGCCCGCGCGGGGAAAGCGGGTGTGCTCGTCCGCCACGTGCTCGGCCACTCCGCCGGACTGCAGAAGATGCGGAAGCGGACGGCATCGCTGGACGAGGTCTTCGACTACGACCACCAGGTCCGCGCGCTCGAAGCGCAGGCGCCCGCCTACGAGCCGGGCAGCGCCAACGGCTACCACGCCCTCACCTACGGCTGGCTCACCGGCGAACTGGTGCGGCGGGCGTCCGGCCGCCCCATCGCCCGGTACGTCACCGACGCCCTGGGCGTCCCGCTCGGCGTGGAGGACGGGCTGTTCATCGGCTGCCCACCGGAGCGGCGGCACCGCGTGGCACCCACCCGCTTCCGGTTCGGACCGCTGCCGACCGGCACCCTCCCCGCCCGCTCCAAGGAGCTGACCCGCGACCCGCGGGCGATGGACGTCCCCGTCCCCGCGATCGGCGGGTTCTTCACGGCGCGGGCGCTCGCGGCCGTGTACGCGATGTTGGCAGGCGGCGGCACCCTGAACGGGCGCGGGATCCTCGACCGGGCGGTGGTGGAACGGGCGACCACCGTGCAGAGCACCCGGCGGGACGGCACGCTCCACCTCGCCATGGACTGGCGGTTGGGCTACCACGGGATGCGGGCGCGCGGGGCGGGCATGGTGCCCGGCGCCTTCGGCCACACCGGTTTCGGCGGTTCCGCCGCGTGGGCCGACCCGTCGCGGGGGTTGGCCGCGGCCTTCACCTGCGACACCAGCCGCTCGCCGCTGGACCGGCGCGTCCCGACGATCTTCGCCGCCCTGATCGCCGACCTCGACCGGTAG
- a CDS encoding M28 family metallopeptidase — protein sequence MFSKKTTLSLASALLLAGTLLSPPAATAAPAVLAAPDIPVAAVQARLDDLQAIATANSGNRAHGRPGHRASVDYVKAQLDAAGFQTSLQQFTSSGATGWNLIADWPGGDPDSVLMVGGHLDSVTAGPGINDNGTGSSGILEVALTVAAQQFQPQRHLRFGWWGAEELGLIGSTFYVNSLAAAEKAKIKTYLNFDMTGSPNPGYFVYAGASQPAGSVAVQQMLVDYYTSIGVQTELTEVGGRSDHAAFARAGIATGGTFSGAEVVKTAAQAAKWGGTSGVAFDRCYHRSCDTTANIDVPALDRNTDAIAHALWTLAQVQTPPPGPKFENTADVAIPDLSTVESPITVSGVTGNAPATLAVGVDITHTYRGDLVIDLVAPDGTAFRVKTSGSDSADDVVATYPVDASGEVANGVWKLRVRDVAAQDTGRINGWSLQF from the coding sequence TTGTTCTCGAAGAAGACCACCCTGTCGCTGGCGAGCGCCCTGCTGCTCGCCGGAACCCTGCTCAGTCCGCCCGCGGCGACGGCGGCGCCCGCCGTGCTCGCGGCCCCGGACATCCCGGTGGCCGCCGTCCAAGCGCGTCTCGACGACCTCCAGGCGATCGCGACGGCCAACAGCGGCAACCGGGCGCACGGCAGGCCCGGCCACCGCGCGTCGGTCGACTACGTGAAGGCCCAGCTGGACGCGGCCGGGTTCCAGACGTCCTTGCAGCAGTTCACGTCCAGCGGCGCGACCGGGTGGAACCTGATCGCCGACTGGCCCGGCGGCGACCCGGACAGCGTCCTGATGGTCGGCGGTCACCTGGACAGCGTCACGGCCGGTCCGGGCATCAACGACAACGGCACCGGGTCCTCCGGCATCCTGGAGGTCGCGCTCACCGTTGCCGCGCAGCAGTTCCAGCCGCAGCGGCACCTGCGGTTCGGCTGGTGGGGCGCCGAGGAGCTCGGGCTGATCGGGTCCACGTTCTACGTGAACTCGTTGGCCGCGGCCGAGAAGGCGAAGATCAAGACCTACCTGAACTTCGACATGACCGGCTCGCCGAACCCCGGCTACTTCGTCTACGCGGGGGCCAGCCAGCCCGCGGGCTCCGTGGCCGTGCAGCAGATGCTGGTCGACTACTACACGTCGATCGGCGTCCAGACCGAGCTGACCGAGGTCGGCGGCCGTTCCGACCACGCCGCGTTCGCCCGCGCGGGGATCGCCACCGGCGGCACGTTCTCCGGTGCCGAGGTCGTCAAGACGGCGGCGCAGGCCGCGAAGTGGGGCGGCACCTCGGGTGTCGCGTTCGACCGCTGCTACCACCGCTCGTGCGACACGACGGCGAACATCGACGTCCCGGCGCTGGACCGCAACACCGACGCCATCGCCCACGCCCTGTGGACGCTCGCCCAGGTGCAGACCCCGCCGCCCGGCCCGAAGTTCGAGAACACCGCCGACGTGGCGATCCCCGACCTGAGCACGGTCGAGAGCCCGATCACCGTCTCCGGCGTCACGGGCAACGCCCCGGCCACCCTGGCCGTCGGCGTCGACATCACCCACACCTACCGCGGCGACCTGGTGATCGACCTGGTCGCGCCGGACGGCACCGCGTTCCGGGTCAAGACGTCCGGCAGCGACAGCGCGGACGACGTGGTCGCGACCTACCCGGTCGATGCCTCGGGCGAGGTCGCCAACGGCGTCTGGAAGCTCCGCGTCCGGGACGTCGCCGCGCAGGACACCGGCCGGATCAACGGCTGGTCGCTCCAGTTCTGA
- a CDS encoding TetR/AcrR family transcriptional regulator produces MPKSTARSEQAGRVDLALLPERALPPGAHGRLLCTAVELFAARGYHGVSVRDLAAAMDVKASSVYAHYPSKEELFHRVVSVANEEIAHRLRDALLAADPHPARTLADVIGAYVTFHADYPLLATVGHNDLHVLSGPSLHKVSQLRKQAVELVLSIVERGNATGDFACDKPHLAVAAIAGMGIRVASWYRAPDRSWDRPADGYAEVMADVMPAYTARELADEYTRYVLALVGHRDRDTS; encoded by the coding sequence GTGCCGAAGTCGACGGCGCGGTCCGAGCAGGCAGGTCGCGTCGACCTCGCGCTGCTGCCCGAGCGCGCACTCCCGCCCGGCGCCCACGGCCGTCTGCTGTGCACCGCCGTGGAGCTGTTCGCGGCCCGCGGCTACCACGGGGTCTCGGTGCGGGACCTGGCCGCGGCCATGGACGTCAAGGCGAGTTCGGTCTACGCCCACTACCCGTCCAAGGAGGAGCTGTTCCACCGCGTGGTCTCGGTGGCCAACGAGGAGATCGCCCACCGGCTGCGCGACGCCCTGCTGGCGGCCGATCCGCACCCGGCCAGGACGCTGGCCGACGTCATCGGCGCCTACGTCACCTTCCACGCCGACTACCCGTTGCTGGCCACCGTGGGGCACAACGACCTGCACGTGCTGTCGGGCCCGTCGCTGCACAAGGTCAGCCAGCTGCGCAAGCAGGCGGTCGAACTGGTCCTCTCGATCGTCGAGCGCGGCAACGCCACCGGCGACTTCGCCTGCGACAAGCCGCACCTCGCCGTCGCCGCGATCGCCGGGATGGGCATCCGGGTGGCGTCCTGGTACCGGGCGCCCGACCGGTCGTGGGACCGGCCCGCCGACGGTTACGCCGAGGTCATGGCCGACGTCATGCCCGCCTACACCGCCCGGGAACTGGCCGACGAGTACACCCGCTACGTGCTGGCCCTCGTCGGCCACCGCGACCGGGACACGTCGTGA
- a CDS encoding amidohydrolase family protein translates to MADVVFRRGRVVDPGSGHDAVADVHIRDGRVEAVGDAIGPVEGATEIDVAGLVVGPGFVDLHSHVHSVAGHRLQALDGVTTALDLEAGLMPLRRGYADAAAEGRPLNYGFSASWTGARARVLAGIEPDASRGGMLSVLGVPAWQATSTPEQLGRWLGVLEEELADGGLGIGVLMGYAPYSDPAEFLAVARLAARAGVPTFTHVREIVEADPSIPVDGSEEIAVVAAETGAAMHHCHVNSTSRRHVDRVLATLDRARAGGSRVTVEAYPYGAGSTGIGAYFPEPERLARWGMTPANITILRTGERVADEARLRELRATDPGAACVLEYLDEEKVVDRELLLHSLAFPDSIVASDAMPVVWPDGTSESRAWPLPAGGSTHPRTAGTFAKSLRLMVRETATWTWSEAFRRCSYLPARVLDDVAPAMRSKGRLAPGSDADVVVLEPGSITDNATYFDSTRPSTGVRHLVVGGTPVVRDGVLDTTAFPGRAVRGEPR, encoded by the coding sequence ATGGCCGATGTCGTCTTCCGTCGTGGTCGGGTCGTGGATCCGGGGTCCGGTCATGACGCGGTCGCGGACGTGCACATCAGGGACGGTCGCGTCGAGGCGGTCGGTGACGCGATCGGGCCGGTCGAGGGCGCGACCGAGATCGACGTGGCGGGGCTCGTGGTCGGGCCGGGGTTCGTGGACCTGCACAGCCACGTGCACTCCGTGGCGGGGCACCGGTTGCAGGCGTTGGACGGTGTCACGACGGCCCTGGACCTGGAGGCGGGGCTCATGCCGTTGCGGCGCGGGTACGCCGACGCGGCGGCGGAGGGGCGTCCGTTGAACTACGGGTTCTCGGCGTCGTGGACCGGTGCGCGGGCGCGGGTGCTGGCGGGGATCGAGCCCGACGCGAGCCGTGGCGGGATGCTGTCCGTCCTCGGGGTGCCCGCGTGGCAGGCGACGTCCACACCGGAGCAGTTGGGCCGGTGGCTGGGTGTGCTGGAGGAGGAACTGGCCGACGGCGGGTTGGGCATCGGGGTGCTGATGGGGTACGCCCCGTACTCGGATCCGGCGGAGTTCCTCGCGGTGGCCCGGTTGGCCGCGCGCGCGGGCGTGCCCACGTTCACCCACGTGCGGGAGATCGTGGAGGCGGACCCGTCGATCCCGGTCGACGGGTCCGAGGAGATCGCGGTGGTGGCGGCCGAGACGGGGGCCGCGATGCACCACTGCCACGTGAACAGCACCTCCCGGCGGCACGTGGACCGGGTGCTGGCGACGCTGGACCGGGCGCGGGCGGGCGGGTCGCGGGTGACGGTGGAGGCCTACCCCTACGGTGCGGGCAGCACCGGGATCGGCGCGTACTTCCCCGAACCGGAGCGGCTCGCGAGGTGGGGCATGACCCCGGCGAACATCACGATCCTGCGGACCGGCGAGCGGGTCGCCGACGAGGCGAGGCTGCGGGAGCTGCGCGCCACCGATCCGGGGGCGGCGTGCGTCCTGGAGTACCTGGACGAGGAGAAGGTAGTCGACCGGGAGCTGCTGCTGCACTCGTTGGCGTTCCCCGACTCGATCGTGGCCAGCGACGCGATGCCGGTGGTGTGGCCCGACGGGACCAGCGAGAGCCGTGCGTGGCCCCTGCCCGCGGGTGGGAGCACGCATCCGAGGACGGCGGGCACGTTCGCGAAGTCGTTGCGCCTCATGGTCCGCGAGACGGCGACCTGGACGTGGTCGGAGGCGTTCCGCCGGTGCTCCTACCTCCCGGCCAGGGTTCTGGACGACGTGGCGCCCGCGATGCGGTCGAAGGGGAGGCTCGCGCCGGGCTCGGACGCCGACGTCGTCGTGCTGGAGCCGGGGTCGATCACCGACAACGCCACCTACTTCGACTCGACGCGCCCCTCGACCGGGGTCCGGCACCTCGTGGTGGGCGGCACCCCGGTGGTGCGCGACGGCGTGCTCGACACGACGGCGTTCCCCGGCAGGGCGGTGCGGGGCGAACCCCGGTGA
- a CDS encoding alpha/beta hydrolase has translation MPLDPSTAVVLRALEAAGASALGSGTPESARAHARARRGPAAPIGVAGTEDTSIPGPAGDLAVRIYRPVVANPVPTVVYFHGGGFVIGDLDSHDDHCRLICRDVDAVVMSVEYRLAPEARFPEPLLDALAATRWAAAGISRLGADPARLAVAGDSAGGNLAAAVASALAGSSIRLAAQMLAYPKTDFSDHPYPSRVENAEGYYLTATMERWFSDHYLGSGSRSDPRASVVLAEPHRDLAPAVIGVGQYDLLRDEVLAYAAGLEAAGVPVSAHCFDGLVHGFFGMTTLSDAAARAVAAMNRDLRELLHVVRPEMAPGLSTVVGDAAAPRRDGDMTS, from the coding sequence ATGCCACTCGACCCGTCCACGGCGGTCGTGCTCCGCGCGCTGGAAGCCGCGGGCGCCTCGGCGCTGGGCAGCGGCACGCCGGAGTCCGCCAGGGCGCACGCCCGCGCCCGCCGGGGCCCTGCTGCCCCGATCGGGGTCGCGGGCACCGAGGACACGAGCATCCCCGGCCCGGCAGGGGATCTCGCCGTCCGGATCTACCGTCCGGTGGTCGCGAACCCCGTTCCCACGGTCGTGTACTTCCACGGCGGTGGCTTCGTGATCGGCGACCTCGACTCCCACGACGACCACTGCCGGCTGATCTGCCGCGACGTGGACGCCGTCGTCATGTCGGTGGAGTACCGCCTCGCCCCGGAGGCGCGCTTCCCCGAGCCGTTGCTGGACGCCCTCGCCGCGACGCGGTGGGCGGCGGCCGGCATCTCCCGGCTGGGGGCCGACCCCGCGCGTCTCGCCGTGGCGGGCGACAGCGCGGGCGGCAACCTGGCCGCCGCCGTCGCGTCGGCCCTGGCCGGGTCGTCGATCCGGTTGGCCGCGCAGATGCTCGCCTACCCCAAGACCGACTTCTCCGACCACCCGTACCCCTCCCGCGTCGAAAACGCGGAGGGGTACTACCTGACGGCCACGATGGAGCGGTGGTTCTCCGACCACTACCTCGGCTCCGGGAGCCGTTCCGACCCCCGTGCGTCGGTGGTCCTCGCCGAACCGCACCGGGACCTCGCGCCCGCGGTGATCGGCGTCGGCCAGTACGACCTGCTGCGCGACGAGGTCCTGGCCTACGCCGCCGGGCTGGAAGCGGCGGGTGTGCCGGTCTCCGCGCACTGCTTCGACGGCCTGGTGCACGGGTTCTTCGGGATGACCACGCTGTCGGACGCGGCCGCGCGGGCGGTCGCCGCGATGAACCGCGACCTCCGTGAGCTGCTGCACGTGGTCCGACCGGAGATGGCTCCGGGACTGTCCACTGTGGTCGGTGATGCCGCAGCCCCGCGGCGGGACGGCGACATGACGAGTTGA